GTGTCCCGATCGCCGAGGCGACGCCGACGCGAGGCCCGTTGCGTACCGAGGCGGCGGGGACCGCGGTCCCCCATCGCAGCCGCACGGGTGAGTCCGGGTCCGTCAGGTCGATGCCGTCATGGGCCCGGTGCAGGCCCAGCGTGGACGTCAGCCTGGCCGGTCCCCTCGCCAGTTCGGCGTCGCTGCGGGCGGTGGCGCGACGCGCACGAGCCGTCTCGACGCCGCTGATCACCTCCGCACCACGAAGCAGCACGGCACCCGCGACCCCGTCCGTGAGGCAGACGACGTTGGCGCAGAAATGCATGCCGTAGACGAAGTAGACGTAGAGGTGCCCGGCCGGGCCGAACATGACCTCGTTCCGTGCGGTCCGCCCCCGATAGCAGTGGGACGCCGGGTCGTCGGCGCCCCGGTAGGCCTCGACCTCCACCAGTCGCACGGCGACCGGCTCCGCGTCGCCATCCGCCACGGACAACCGCGACTCGACCACGCAGCCCAGCAGTCGCCGCGCGGCCACCACCGGATCGATCGCCATCTCGTCCCTGGTCACCAGGGCACCGGACGTCTCAGGGCCGACGGTCACGGGATCACCGGTATCGCCGCCCAGGCCCGATGGTCGGCCACCACGGCGGTGAGTCGGGAGAACTGCTCGGCCACGCGCCGCGGCGCCGTTCCGCCGTGCGCGTCCCGCGAGGCGATCGAACCCGCCACATCCAGCACCTCGCGCACCTTCGGCGTCAGCGCGGGCGAGATCTCGCCGAGCTCCGCGTCGGTGAGATCGGCCAGGCCTACCCCCCGTGCCTCAGCAGCCCGGACACACGCGCCCGCGGCCTCGTGGGCGACCCGGAACGGCACGCCTGCCCGCACCAGCCACTCGGCGACATCGGTGGCGAGAGTGAATCCGGCGGGGGCCAGCTCGGCCATCCGCGCCACGTCGAAGCGCAGGGTGCCCAGCATTCCGGCCACCGAGGGCAGCAGCAGCTCCAGCTGGGCGACGGAGTCGAAGAGCGGCTCCTTGTCCTCCTGGAGGTCCCGGTTGTACGCCAACGGCTGCGCCTTGAGCGTGGCGAGCAGCCCGGTCAGGTTGCCGATGAGCCTGCCGGACTTCCCCCTGGCCAGCTCCGCCACATCGGGGTTCTTCTTCTGCGGCATGATCGAGCTTCCGGTGGACCACGCGTCGTCCAGGACCGCGTAGCCGAACTCCGCCGTCGTCCAGACGATGACCTCCTCCGCGATACGGGAGAGGTCGACGCCGAGCATCGCGAGCACGAAGGCCGCCTCCGCGGCGAAATCCCGTGACGCGGTGCCGTCGATGGAGTTCTCCACCGGGGCGTCGAAGCCCAGCTCCTCGGCGACCGCGGCCGGATCGAGGCCGAGCGAGGAGCCCGCGAGCGCACCGGAGCCGTACGGGGACACCGCGGTACGCAGATCCCAGTCCCGCAGCCGGGCGACGTCACGAACCAACGCCTGTCCGTGGGCGAGCAGATGATGGGCCAGCAGCACGGGCTGGGCATGCTGGAGGTGGGTCCGCCCCGGCATCACGGCCCCCGGATGGGCCGCGGCCTGATCGAGCAGCGCCGCCACGACGTCGAGCGCGCCCGTGGCCACGCGGCGTGCGCCGTCCCGCAGCCACATGCGGAACAGCGTCGCCACCTGGTCGTTGCGAGACCGCCCCGCCCGGAGCCTGCCCCCGAGCTCCGGCCCCACCCGTTCCACCAGGCCGCGCTCCAGAGCGGTGTGCACGTCTTCGTCGGCCCTGGTCGGGGTGAAGTCGCCGTTGGCGACGTCGGCGGCCAGTCGATCCAGGCCCTCGTGCATGCGCGTCAGCTCGTCCGTGCTGAGCAGGCCCGCTCGGTGCAGCACCCGTGCGTGCGCCCGGGAGCCCGCCAGGTCGTAGGGCGCGAGCACCCAGTCGAAATGGGTGGAGTCGCTCAGTGCCGCCATCGCCGCCGCCGGGCCGGAGCTGAATCGGCCGCCCCAGAGGCGAGTTGTCGAGCCGCTGGAGTCACTCACAGTGCATTCCTCGTCTTCTCACGCCGTGCGGTCGCAGGGGACCACGCTGTCGTCGAACTATCACAGTCGCGGGACCGTCCCGGTCGAGCAGGTGGCCCGACCGGGAATCTCCGGCACTGGTGTGTGGCCCGAGCCCTGTCGGCTCGTCTGTCGGGGATCCGCTCCCCTCGTCGGCCGTCGACGCCACGGTATGGGCGGCAGCCGACAGCCGTCGGCTCGGCCCGGCGGCTACGGGGTACCTGAGCGCATCGTGCGGGCCGTGATGATCAATTCAACACGATGATCGACTTCACGGACGAACACGGCGTCACACCGGATGGCGACGAGCACCGTCGCTCGCCTCGACACCGATTCGGCCTGCGTCGTGTTCGGCCCGCCACCGTAGCCGGTCTGCCACCGTGTCTGGCCCGCCACCGTAGTCGGCCGGACACCGTGATCGACGCGGCCCGTGGTCGGCGGGCACCGGGCGGGCCGGTGAGGCGTCCCGCCGAGATCTCGGGTGACCGGCCGCCCTTCGGTGCCGGGTGTCGGTTGCCGCGAGGGAGACCCGCCGCAGCGACGATCCGCCGCTCGTGACGACCGGTCTCGCCGGATGAGCGCTTCCGGACGACGCGACAGTCGAACCACGGCGGCGGCACCCGGCCGCGGTGGCCGGGTGCCGCCCGCTCACCCGAGCCAGCCGATCGGCCACCGCCTTCGGCGGCCTGCGGCCCGCGGAGGAGACGCCGGTCAGAGGTTCGCGACCGGCATACCGCTGACGCCCTCGATCACCTCAGTGCCGCTCCTGATCACCGTGGTGCCGCCTGAGCTCCTCCGCCAGGCCGCGCTCCACCTGTGAGGGGCCCGGGACGCCGCTGTCCGCTCGCTTCGCCAGCTCGGCGAGCCGCTCCGCCAGCTCGGCACCGCGCAGCGGCTCCCGAGCGACCACCAGCAGAGTGTCGTCGCCCGCGATGGTGCCGACCACATCGTGTAGCGCGGCCCGATCCAGCGCGCTGGCCAGGAACTGCGCCGCTCCCGGCGGAGTTCGCAGCACGGCCAGATTCTGGGAGGAGTCGACGGAGACGAGCAACTCGTTCAACAGCCTGCCCAGCCGGGACGTGCCGCCTTCCAGGCCGCGCACCGGACTGCCGTCCTCGGGAATGAGGTAGACGGCCGCGCCGCCGTCGGCGCCACGCAGCTTCACGGCGCCCAGCTCGTCGAGATCTCGGGACAGCGTCGCCTGCGTGACCTCGATGCCCTCGGTGGCGAGCAGCCGCGCCAGCTCCGCCTGACTGCGTACCGCCCGCTGGGTGACGAGCGCGACGATCCGTGCCTGTCGGGCGACGCGCGTCGGGGCGGTGCTCCCGCGTGGTTCGGTCATCGCCGTCTCTCCTCGGCCAACAGCCAGCACAGCAGCGCCTTCTGCGCGTGCAGACGGTTCTCCGCCTCGTCCCACACCACGCTGGCCGGGCCGTCGATCACCTCGTCGGTGATCTCCCAACCGCGATGCGCGGGCAGGCAGTGCAGGACGATCGCACCCGGATCGGCCTTGGACAGCAGTGCCCCGTCGATCTGATACG
This genomic stretch from Actinoalloteichus hoggarensis harbors:
- a CDS encoding DNA-3-methyladenine glycosylase, whose protein sequence is MTVGPETSGALVTRDEMAIDPVVAARRLLGCVVESRLSVADGDAEPVAVRLVEVEAYRGADDPASHCYRGRTARNEVMFGPAGHLYVYFVYGMHFCANVVCLTDGVAGAVLLRGAEVISGVETARARRATARSDAELARGPARLTSTLGLHRAHDGIDLTDPDSPVRLRWGTAVPAASVRNGPRVGVASAIGTPWRFWVDGSSAVSSYRRGGRRRTPALERQG
- the argH gene encoding argininosuccinate lyase — its product is MSDSSGSTTRLWGGRFSSGPAAAMAALSDSTHFDWVLAPYDLAGSRAHARVLHRAGLLSTDELTRMHEGLDRLAADVANGDFTPTRADEDVHTALERGLVERVGPELGGRLRAGRSRNDQVATLFRMWLRDGARRVATGALDVVAALLDQAAAHPGAVMPGRTHLQHAQPVLLAHHLLAHGQALVRDVARLRDWDLRTAVSPYGSGALAGSSLGLDPAAVAEELGFDAPVENSIDGTASRDFAAEAAFVLAMLGVDLSRIAEEVIVWTTAEFGYAVLDDAWSTGSSIMPQKKNPDVAELARGKSGRLIGNLTGLLATLKAQPLAYNRDLQEDKEPLFDSVAQLELLLPSVAGMLGTLRFDVARMAELAPAGFTLATDVAEWLVRAGVPFRVAHEAAGACVRAAEARGVGLADLTDAELGEISPALTPKVREVLDVAGSIASRDAHGGTAPRRVAEQFSRLTAVVADHRAWAAIPVIP
- a CDS encoding arginine repressor, which gives rise to MTEPRGSTAPTRVARQARIVALVTQRAVRSQAELARLLATEGIEVTQATLSRDLDELGAVKLRGADGGAAVYLIPEDGSPVRGLEGGTSRLGRLLNELLVSVDSSQNLAVLRTPPGAAQFLASALDRAALHDVVGTIAGDDTLLVVAREPLRGAELAERLAELAKRADSGVPGPSQVERGLAEELRRHHGDQERH